One Pseudorasbora parva isolate DD20220531a chromosome 8, ASM2467924v1, whole genome shotgun sequence DNA window includes the following coding sequences:
- the LOC137085040 gene encoding P2Y purinoceptor 14 — protein MNYTNMTQTEQKNATNVSSVFTHQVLPVFYSIICACAFILNGLAAWIFFRIPSSSALVVYLKNMVVADILMLFTYPWRVLGDLGQGGVQLKLIVCRYTAVLFYLSMYTGITFMTLISMERYFKIVRGTSGVSYLLQRASVAKTFALLTWAVMMFFMLPNTILTNQPMPEVFSCMNLKSELGRTWHEISAHFTVGIFWVAFMLMLFCYTSIACHVYRSLKRVQRDRSEAGRRSNRSIFSLLAVFVFCFVPYHVCRVPYTLSQRPNADFSAYDRFILYQLKEATLFLSAFNVCLDPIIYFLMCRTFRESLLQKISSVNREKRRPSLGTGLSISNL, from the coding sequence ATGAACTACACCAACATGACACAGACGGAACAAAAAAACGCCACGAATGTCAGCAGTGTGTTCACGCATCAGGTTCTGCCCGTGTTCTACTCCATCATCTGCGCTTGTGCCTTCATTCTCAACGGACTTGCCGCTTGGATCTTCTTCAGGATTCCCAGCTCCTCGGCTTTAGTTGTTTACCTAAAAAACATGGTGGTGGCGGACATTCTGATGCTGTTTACCTACCCGTGGCGTGTGTTAGGTGACCTCGGACAAGGCGGCGTGCAGTTGAAGCTGATAGTTTGCCGCTACACAGCTGTGCTTTTCTACCTCAGCATGTACACAGGAATAACCTTTATGACCCTCATTAGTATGGAGCGCTACTTTAAAATAGTCCGCGGCACCTCAGGTGTGTCTTACCTTCTGCAGCGCGCTTCGGTAGCGAAGACTTTCGCGCTTCTAACGTGGGCCGTCATGATGTTCTTCATGTTGCCGAACACCATATTAACCAACCAGCCCATGCCTGAAGTGTTTTCCTGCATGAACCTGAAAAGTGAACTGGGTCGAACATGGCACGAAATTTCAGCCCACTTCACCGTTGGAATCTTCTGGGTGGCGTTCATGCTGATGTTGTTTTGCTACACCTCCATCGCCTGTCACGTGTACCGCTCTCTAAAGCGGGTGCAACGGGACCGCAGCGAGGCAGGCCGACGGTCAAATCGAAGCATCTTTAGCTTGCTGGCTGTGTTCGTCTTTTGTTTTGTGCCCTACCACGTTTGCCGCGTTCCCTACACGCTTAGCCAAAGGCCCAACGCTGATTTTAGCGCGTATGACCGCTTCATCCTCTACCAGCTGAAAGAAGCTACGCTCTTCCTGTCCGCATTTAACGTATGTCTGGATCCCATCATTTACTTCTTAATGTGCAGGACATTCAGAGAGTCACTTTTGCAGAAGATTTCTTCTGTAAACCGAGAAAAGAGGAGGCCTTCTCTAGGCACTGGGCTGAGTATCAGTAATCTATAA